CGCGGTTGAAGACCTCGGTGCGGTTGAGCGTGGGCTTGCCGACGGCGCGCAGGCCGATGGGCGACCAGGGCGTCGGCACGGTGTCGATGCCCTCGGCGGCCAGCGCCGCCTGCGCCGCATCGCGCTTGGTGAGCTGGGTGTTGACGCGCAGGTCCAGCCCGGCGCTCTGTTGCATCGCCCCGACCAGCGGCCAGAACTGCTCGCCCACCTCAGCCTGCAGCGCCTCGGCCAGCCAGGCGGGCAGGTTGTGGCGCAGGCTGTCGCGCTGCACCTGGGCGAGCTTGCCGAAGTTGATCTTCTGCGTGTGCGCCAGCCACTCCTGCTCGGCCGGCGTGGTGGCCGCGCGCAGGAAGGCCTCGCTGCCCTGCCAGGCCAGGATGGCCAGGCGCCGCTCGATCGAGCCGCTGCCGCTCTTGGCCAGGTACTGGTACTTCAGGCGCTCGCGCAGCACGGCGTAGGCCGTCTCGGCCAGCGCATGGCGCTCACGCACGCCCAGCGAGCGGTTGGCACGGAAGAAGGCCGACACCACCGTGTCGGCCGGCTGGGCGAAGCGCAGCACCGTGTTGAGGAGCTCGTCGCACAGTTCGAACAGGGCCTTGGGCGTCATGCCGCACCTCCGGAAGTCAAGAGCCACTGGGGCTCGCCGCCACGATGGCGGACCAGGTTGCCGGCCAGCTCCAGCTCGCCATGCACGAACCAGCGCACGGCGCGGGGATAGATCACATGCTCGGTGGCCAGCACGCGCTCGGCCAGGCTGTGCTCGCTGTCGTCGGTTCGCACCGGCACCGCCGACTGGATGACGATGGGGCCGTGGTCCAGCTCGGGGGTGACGAAGTGCACCGTCGCGCCGGCCAGCTTGCAGCCGGTCTCGATGGCCCGGCGGTGCGTGTGCAGCCCGCCGAAGGCCGGCAGCAGCGAGGGGTGGATGTTCAGCAGCCGGCCGGCGTAGTGCCCGACGAAGCCGGGCGTGAGGATGCGCATGAAGCCGGCCAGCAGCAGCAGGTCGGGCGCATGGCGGTCGATCTGCTCGATCAGCGCGGCCTCGAAGGCCTGCCGATCGGGGAAGGCGCGGTGGTCCACCGCGGCGGTGGCCAGCCCCTGCGAGGCGGCCCAGGCCAGGCCGGCAGCCCCGGGGACATTGGCGATGACGGCGGCGACTTCGGCCTTCCAGCCCTCGACCCGGCAGGCCTGCTGGACGGCCTGCATGTTCGAGCCGCGGCCGGAAATCAGGATCACGATGCGTTTCATGGGTGGGCGAGTGTATCCAGCCGCCAGCGCAGCCCGGTGGCGGGGCACGTCGGCTGTTGTCCACATGGGGGGCACCGTCCGCCAGCGCCGGGCACCGCGACGGAGGAGCTGTGACATAGTGCACGGCATCTTTTTCACTCCCGACAGGAGATGGTGATGGGTCTGCTCGATTCCGTGATGGGTGCCGTGGGTGGCGCACTGGCCAATCAGGTGGGTAACTCGCTGGGAGGCGCCCTGGGGGGCGCACTCGGCGGGGCCGGTGGCGCCGGGTCGGCCAAGATGGTCGAAGGGCTGGTGGCGGCGCTGACCTCCGGCGGCGGCCAGGCGGGCGGTGGCGCCCTGGGTGGGCTGGGTGGCCTGGCCGGGCTGGTGCAGCAGCTGCAGAAGGGTGGCCTGGCCGATCAGGTCGGCTCCTGGGTCTCCACGGGCCAGAACCTGCCGGTCTCGCCCGAGCAACTGCAGGGCGCGCTGGGCAACGACATGCTGGGGCAGCTGGCCCAGAGCGTCGGGCTGGACGCCGGCCAGGCGGCGGGCCCGCTGGCGCAGCTGCTGCCGCAGGTGGTGGATGCACTGACACCCAACGGCCAGCTGCCCACCGGTGGCGCCGACCTGGGCAGCCTGCTGCCGCAGGTGCTGGGCAAACTGATGAATCCTTCCGCCTGAGGCTGGCCAGCGCCGGCGCCCACGCGGCGCCGGCCTCAGGGCCGAGGCTCCTGCGCCGATAGAGCGTGGAACGTGAGGCGTGGCCGTGCACCCGGGGTGCACGCCGCGCTGGCGAATCCAACCAGCTCGAACGGGAGCCTACCCATGCCCTTGCCGACCGAGGCATCGACCACCCTGGCGCGACAGCTGCGCCAGCTGCACCTGCAACCAGATCAGACGCCTCCCGACCCCCAGCAGTGGCTGGCCCTGCTGGACACGGTGGGGCGCACCTACGAGGACTTCGAGCGCCAGATCGCGCAGGCGACCCAGGGCGACCCGGCCTGGGCCGACACCATCCGCGAAGCGCGCGAGGTCACGCCCAGGGATCCTCTGGACGCGGCCGCCTGGTCCTGGCGCCTGGGCGACGAGGCGCTGCAGGTGTCCGCCGGCCTGGCCCACCTGCTGCACCTGCCCCCCGGCACACGCGAACTGCCGCTGACGGTCTGGCTGGCCTGCCTGGACGACAGCGACCGCGAACTGCAGTGCGAGTACCTGATGCAGGCGGCCCAGCAGCGGCGGCGCATCGTCGGCCAGCTGCGCTACATGCCTGCCACCGGCAACGAACAGCGCTGGCTGCACTATGAGCTGCAGTCCGACCCGGTCGGCGACGACGATGCCGTCGTGCGCTGCCAGGTGCGCGACATCACCGCCCGCGTGCGTGCCGAACAGTCCCAGCCCGGCAGCGACGACCAGGACGCGCTGACCGGGCTGCACAGCCGCGCCCGCCTCCTCAACCTCGCTGCCACCGCACGGGCTCGCGCCGAGCACGATGGCAGCCGGGTCGGCCTGCTGCACCTGAACGTGGATGGTTTCCACCGGCTCAACGAGCTGCACGGCCGTGAGGTCGGCGACCGGTTGCTGTGCGGCGTGGCCCAGCGCCTGCGCAGCAGCGTGCGCCTGGGCGACCAGATCGGCCGGCTCGCGGGCGACGAGTTCCTCCTGCTGGTACACCCGGTCGAAAGCGTGCAGCACCTCGAAGCCATCGCCTACAAGCTGCAGGCCGCCGTGGCGGTGCCGATGGACATCGGCCACGAATCGGTCGGCCTCAGCCTGAGCGTGGGCGTGGCGATGTACCCGCAGGACGCCGCCAGCACCCTGGACCTGGTGCGCGCCGCCGGCCGCGCCCTGCAGGCCGCCCGCCAGCGCGGGCGCGGGCGCTGCGTGATCCACGAGCTGCTGCCCACGCCGCCGCGGACCCTGAAGCGCCCGGGC
The Sphaerotilus microaerophilus DNA segment above includes these coding regions:
- a CDS encoding YidB family protein; translated protein: MGLLDSVMGAVGGALANQVGNSLGGALGGALGGAGGAGSAKMVEGLVAALTSGGGQAGGGALGGLGGLAGLVQQLQKGGLADQVGSWVSTGQNLPVSPEQLQGALGNDMLGQLAQSVGLDAGQAAGPLAQLLPQVVDALTPNGQLPTGGADLGSLLPQVLGKLMNPSA
- the purN gene encoding phosphoribosylglycinamide formyltransferase, which produces MKRIVILISGRGSNMQAVQQACRVEGWKAEVAAVIANVPGAAGLAWAASQGLATAAVDHRAFPDRQAFEAALIEQIDRHAPDLLLLAGFMRILTPGFVGHYAGRLLNIHPSLLPAFGGLHTHRRAIETGCKLAGATVHFVTPELDHGPIVIQSAVPVRTDDSEHSLAERVLATEHVIYPRAVRWFVHGELELAGNLVRHRGGEPQWLLTSGGAA
- a CDS encoding sensor domain-containing diguanylate cyclase, giving the protein MPLPTEASTTLARQLRQLHLQPDQTPPDPQQWLALLDTVGRTYEDFERQIAQATQGDPAWADTIREAREVTPRDPLDAAAWSWRLGDEALQVSAGLAHLLHLPPGTRELPLTVWLACLDDSDRELQCEYLMQAAQQRRRIVGQLRYMPATGNEQRWLHYELQSDPVGDDDAVVRCQVRDITARVRAEQSQPGSDDQDALTGLHSRARLLNLAATARARAEHDGSRVGLLHLNVDGFHRLNELHGREVGDRLLCGVAQRLRSSVRLGDQIGRLAGDEFLLLVHPVESVQHLEAIAYKLQAAVAVPMDIGHESVGLSLSVGVAMYPQDAASTLDLVRAAGRALQAARQRGRGRCVIHELLPTPPRTLKRPGTDGTDATSAIGGTASA